The following coding sequences lie in one uncultured Mailhella sp. genomic window:
- the lpxK gene encoding tetraacyldisaccharide 4'-kinase has protein sequence MAERHPLQNILAPILLPLSLLYGFGGSLRRRMTRCGLLRQWKPPRPCASVGNISWGGTGKTPVTDWLLDHASRHSLRAAVLTRGYGAHPSALPLRAAPGVPPAECGDEPLMLATRHPDAVIMVDPDRNRAGARAESEFSPDFYLLDDGFQHLSTGRDLDLVLLDKDDVRLTPAPGRPPSNWNRVIPAGSWREPESGLRDAGAYLIKAEPEEWPELVPALKQRLQKYPRPVFAFRMEPAGLRSLNADAAPLSDASAVPGAYVFACGIGDPSQALHTVSAFLGKSPERMLTFPDHHDFSGEKARLEALRLPVVCTAKDAVKLRPLGLSVPCFSLEVSARFFTSLSVGDLTGDCSAPGPDFETWWSAWLREHLD, from the coding sequence ATGGCAGAACGCCACCCCCTGCAAAACATTCTCGCGCCGATTCTGCTGCCCCTCTCCCTGCTCTACGGCTTCGGGGGCAGCCTCCGCCGCCGCATGACGCGCTGCGGGCTGCTCCGCCAGTGGAAGCCGCCCAGGCCCTGCGCGTCCGTGGGAAATATTTCCTGGGGCGGCACGGGCAAAACTCCGGTCACGGACTGGCTGCTCGATCACGCCTCGCGTCACAGCCTTCGCGCCGCCGTGCTCACGCGCGGCTACGGCGCGCATCCCTCGGCGCTGCCCCTGCGGGCGGCCCCCGGCGTGCCCCCCGCCGAATGCGGCGACGAACCGCTCATGCTGGCCACGCGCCATCCCGACGCCGTGATCATGGTCGATCCCGACCGCAACCGCGCGGGAGCCCGCGCGGAATCCGAATTCTCTCCCGACTTCTACCTGCTCGACGACGGCTTTCAGCACCTCTCCACGGGGCGCGACCTCGATCTCGTGCTCCTCGACAAGGACGACGTGCGCCTCACCCCCGCTCCGGGCCGCCCCCCCTCCAACTGGAACCGCGTCATTCCCGCGGGAAGCTGGCGCGAACCGGAATCCGGCCTGCGCGACGCCGGAGCCTATCTCATCAAGGCCGAACCGGAAGAGTGGCCGGAACTTGTTCCGGCGCTGAAACAGCGCCTCCAGAAGTATCCCCGGCCGGTCTTCGCCTTCCGCATGGAGCCCGCGGGTCTGCGTTCCCTGAACGCAGACGCCGCGCCGCTTTCCGATGCGTCCGCCGTGCCCGGCGCCTACGTCTTTGCCTGCGGCATCGGCGATCCTTCCCAGGCCCTGCACACGGTTTCCGCCTTTCTCGGCAAAAGCCCGGAACGCATGCTGACCTTCCCCGATCATCACGACTTTTCCGGGGAGAAAGCCCGCCTTGAAGCCCTGCGCCTGCCCGTTGTCTGCACCGCCAAGGACGCCGTCAAACTGCGTCCGCTCGGACTTTCCGTCCCCTGCTTTTCTCTGGAAGTCTCGGCCCGGTTCTTCACCTCCCTGAGCGTCGGTGATCTGACCGGCGACTGCTCCGCTCCCGGCCCGGATTTTGAAACCTGGTGGAGCGCCTGGCTGCGCGAACACCTCGACTGA
- a CDS encoding TIGR04076 family protein, translated as MKRVRITVLKTTFDEPLAKEYGVEGLGPCPMLKAGQVFYADYAKPAHFCDEAWKAVYQYVFALAHGTGDELFYYGDWIKTPGVAIVSCNDGLRPVIFKLERTDEEAVIDYTPVRHE; from the coding sequence ATGAAGCGCGTGCGCATCACCGTTCTGAAAACGACCTTCGACGAACCCCTTGCCAAAGAATACGGCGTCGAAGGACTCGGCCCCTGCCCCATGCTCAAAGCCGGCCAGGTCTTTTACGCCGACTACGCCAAGCCCGCGCACTTCTGCGACGAAGCTTGGAAGGCCGTCTATCAGTACGTGTTCGCGCTGGCGCACGGCACGGGTGACGAACTCTTCTACTACGGCGACTGGATAAAAACGCCGGGCGTGGCCATCGTAAGCTGCAACGACGGTCTGCGCCCCGTCATCTTCAAGCTGGAACGCACGGATGAAGAGGCCGTCATCGACTACACGCCCGTCCGGCACGAATAA
- a CDS encoding Bax inhibitor-1/YccA family protein → MNNTSRDQVQSYGRSSVAVYMQQVYLWMTAALGVTALAAVFTASNMAIMQFLFTNTIMMVLLMVAVIGLSMFITARMHVLSAGTATGLFLLYSVLMGVFLGPVLLVYTGSSVAQAFIVTAGMFGGMSVFGMVTKRDLSGMGSFMIMGLWGILLASIVNAFIGNSAVDLTISVLGVIIFTGLTAYDTQKLRMMGESAPVDDSLAMRRGALLGALTLYLDFINMFLMLLRLLGNRNS, encoded by the coding sequence TACATGCAGCAGGTCTATCTCTGGATGACGGCGGCTCTCGGCGTCACTGCGCTCGCCGCCGTGTTCACGGCCTCCAACATGGCCATCATGCAGTTTCTGTTCACCAACACCATCATGATGGTTCTGCTCATGGTGGCCGTCATCGGTCTTTCCATGTTCATCACCGCCAGAATGCACGTGCTCTCCGCAGGCACGGCCACCGGCCTGTTCCTGCTGTATTCCGTGCTCATGGGCGTGTTCCTCGGCCCGGTGCTTCTGGTGTACACCGGCTCTTCCGTGGCTCAGGCCTTCATCGTCACCGCCGGCATGTTCGGCGGCATGAGCGTGTTCGGCATGGTCACCAAGCGCGATCTTTCCGGCATGGGCAGCTTCATGATCATGGGTCTGTGGGGCATCCTGCTCGCCAGCATCGTGAACGCCTTCATCGGCAACTCCGCCGTTGATCTCACCATCAGCGTGCTCGGCGTCATCATCTTCACCGGCCTCACCGCCTACGACACGCAGAAGCTCCGCATGATGGGCGAAAGCGCTCCCGTGGACGACAGCCTCGCCATGCGCCGCGGCGCGCTGCTCGGCGCGCTTACCCTGTACCTCGACTTCATCAACATGTTCCTCATGCTGCTCCGCCTTCTCGGCAACCGCAACAGCTGA